The Triticum aestivum cultivar Chinese Spring chromosome 3A, IWGSC CS RefSeq v2.1, whole genome shotgun sequence genome includes a region encoding these proteins:
- the LOC123060249 gene encoding uncharacterized protein, producing MPFWPPSGTVGVDGDGGDESSSAYSTDDEESMLLTMEQRLRLAHQWVANPSSSHELTHGLGGVLLDEDIWQVRIHFDAREPLEMKLCGSDITYLNLVAVMETQGFNAYDCLFHIENPSLGEKGLDLVDSHAELQMIKRKIQDKLVLNLLVRACPPPDTDFERQHFEKPDLSTVVYQEPVVYDLSEPPILAVDQEGVVFESQCSTHHPVAPAGVCTQESRNATNKLKAVLEEEEEGYQGFEAYEDSDSSDEDGQIGSYPNYMVDEEDVEVEEGKRQRELEVQEEESDDDQSEEEEMLHYEGDTEVEDPFEVEEDRTFEQEEETIVEPVKKKQKLPVRRGPTTRSHCSELPEVEPDFRPSSDEEEEGLLRESDDDGFQPLSFVLQKKRKSRAKKRPPRKWYNEKMEQPHEQLCMKLCFRDQHQFREALLNLHITQARNFRYHRNSDQRIIVECTDKKCQFLMVAAVIKGEKTFVIKKMRLEHTCPSTTETTRVSAKWLAQKYEHLFRSDITTGIQTIIDACNEKYGVDVPKCMAYRAKNIAIDAVLGDHRKQYPRLKDYAQTVMDTNPGSRVIVTTVTPVPNAKIPHPGPRFHAMFFCLNGAREGFLNGCRPFIG from the exons ATGCCGTTCTGGCCTCCTAGCGGAACGGTTGGCGTCGACGGGGATGGCGGCGACGAGTCCAGCTCCGCGTACTCGACCGACGACGAGGAGTCGATGTTACTCACCATGGAGCAGCGGTTGCGGTTGGCGCATCAGTGGGTGGCGAACCCTAGCAGCAGCCATGAGTTGACGCATGGACTTGGCGGCGTGCT TTTGGATGAAGACATTTGGCAAGTAAGGATCCATTTTGATGCAAGAGAACCATTGGAGATGAAGCTGTGTGGTTCAGATATTACTTATCTGAATTTGGTTGCAGTGATGGAAACCCAAGGATTTAATGCATATGATTGTTTGTTTCACATTGAAAATCCATCTTTAGGAGAGAAAGGGCTGGATTTGGTAGACAGTCATGCAGAATTACAGATGATAAAGAGGAAGATCCAGGACAAATTGGTGCTTAATTTGCTAGTCAGGGCTTGTCCACCCCCTGATACTGATTTTGAGAGGCAGCATTTTGAAAAGCCAGACTTGTCCACTGTGGTGTACCAAGAGCCTGTTGTTTATGATCTGAGTGAGCCTCCTATCTTAGCTGTTGATCAGGAAGGAGTAGTCTTTGAGAGTCAATGTAGCACACATCACCCTGTTGCTCCTGCTGGTGTTTGCACACAAGAAAGCAGAAATGCAACTAACAAGTTGAAAGCAgttttggaagaagaagaagagggatatcAAGGATTTGAGGCTTATGAGGACAGTGATTCCTCTGATGAGGATGGTCAAATTGGAAGTTACCCTAATTACATGGTTGATGAAGAAGATGTAGAGGTGGAAGAGGGAAAGAGGCAGAGAGAGCTAGAAGTACAAGAGGAAGAATCAGATGATGATCAATCAGAAGAGGAAGAAATGctgcattatgagggtgacactgaAGTTGAGGACCCATTTGAGGTAGAGGAAGATAGGACTTTTGAACAAGAAGAAGAAACTATAGTTGAACCtgtaaagaagaagcagaagctgcCAGTTAGAAGAGGCCCAACCACTAGGTCACATTGTAGTGAGCTACCAGAGGTTGAACCTGATTTCAGAccatcatcagatgaagaagaggaggggtTGTTGAGGGAGAGTGATGATGATGGTTTTCAGCCACTCTCTTTTGTCCTACAAAAGAAAAGGAAGAGTAGGGCAAAGAAAAGGCCTCCTAGGAAGTGGTACAATGAGAAAATGGAGCAACCACATGAGCAACTGTGTATGAAGTTGTGTTTTAGGGATCAGCATCAATTCAGAGAagctttgttgaatttgcacatCACCCAGGCCAGGAATTTCAGGTATCACAGGAATTCAGATCAGAGGATAATTGTTGAGTGTACAGATAAAAAATGCCAGTTCTTAATGGTGGCAGCAGTTATAAAAGGGGAGAAAACATTTGTAATTAAGAAGATGAGACTAGAGCACACTTGCCCTAGTACCACTGAGACCACCAGGGTTAGTGCTAAGTGGCTAGCACAGAAATATGAGCATCTCTTTAGATCTGATATAACTACTGGTATTCAGACTATAATTGATGCATGCAATGAAAAATATGGTGTAGATGTGCCCAAGTGCATGGCATATAGGGCAAAGAACATAGCTATTGATGCTGTGTTAGGAGATCACAGGAAGCAATATCCTAGGCTTAAAGACTATGCTCAGACTGTCATGGACacaaaccctgggagtagagtAATAGTCACTACTGTTACTCCAGTACCTAATGCAAAAATACCCCACCCAGGCCCAAGAttccatgccatgtttttttgccttaatggagcaagggaggggtttCTCAATGGGTGTAGGCCTTTCATTGGTTAG